In Hyphomicrobiales bacterium, the following are encoded in one genomic region:
- a CDS encoding histone deacetylase family protein codes for MLTIYSPRHTLRDAKTELFGGELVAPFECPRRAEIILERLRAVGLADIRPPVEHGRAPIERVHDAAYLAFLESCWEQWVAAGMKGEAISTTAPSRRMWRDRPPKHIDGLIGYYCLAWETSITATTYQAARLAADVTLTAAEAVREGARAAFALCRPPGHHAAQDMFGGYCFLNNAAIAAEAMRAAGAARVAILDVDFHHGNGTEAIFYDRDDVLFLSLHGEPETSFPYFLGYADERGAGRGEGFNVNYPMAAGTPFSVWDEAHGDACKRIAAYSPDFLVVSLGLDTYKDDPISTFKLESDDFLAIGRRIARLGLPTLFVLEGGYAVDQLGINAVNVLTGFEEG; via the coding sequence ATGCTGACCATCTATTCGCCGCGCCATACGCTGCGCGATGCCAAGACCGAGCTGTTCGGGGGCGAGTTGGTCGCGCCCTTCGAGTGTCCGCGACGGGCCGAGATCATCCTCGAGCGGCTCCGGGCGGTCGGGCTCGCCGACATCCGCCCGCCTGTCGAGCATGGTCGGGCGCCGATCGAGCGGGTGCACGATGCCGCCTATCTCGCCTTCCTCGAGAGTTGCTGGGAGCAATGGGTGGCGGCCGGCATGAAGGGCGAGGCGATCTCGACGACGGCGCCTTCGCGGCGGATGTGGCGCGACCGGCCGCCAAAGCACATCGACGGGCTGATCGGCTATTATTGCCTCGCCTGGGAGACCAGCATCACGGCGACGACCTACCAAGCCGCGCGGCTCGCCGCCGACGTCACGCTGACGGCCGCCGAGGCGGTCCGAGAGGGGGCGCGGGCAGCCTTCGCACTCTGCCGGCCGCCAGGCCATCATGCGGCGCAGGACATGTTCGGCGGCTATTGCTTCCTCAACAACGCGGCCATCGCGGCCGAGGCGATGCGGGCGGCGGGGGCGGCGCGCGTTGCCATCCTCGACGTCGATTTCCACCACGGCAACGGCACCGAGGCGATCTTCTATGATCGCGACGACGTGCTGTTCCTTTCCCTCCACGGCGAACCGGAGACGTCGTTTCCCTATTTCCTCGGCTATGCGGACGAGAGGGGGGCCGGGCGCGGCGAGGGCTTCAACGTCAACTATCCGATGGCGGCCGGCACGCCGTTCTCCGTTTGGGACGAGGCGCATGGCGATGCCTGCAAGCGCATCGCCGCCTATTCGCCCGACTTTCTCGTCGTCTCGCTCGGGCTCGATACCTACAAGGACGATCCGATTTCGACCTTCAAGCTCGAGAGCGACGATTTCCTCGCCATCGGTCGGCGGATCGCGCGGCTCGGCCTGCCGACGCTCTTCGTCCTCGAGGGCGGCTATGCCGTCGACCAGCTCGGCATCAACGCCGTCAACGTCCTGACGGGCTTCGAGGAGGGGTAG
- a CDS encoding carbon monoxide dehydrogenase, whose translation MQITGETILPADPATVWRALNDAEVLRQCIPGCESLEQTGENELKATVATRIGPMQTRFTGTVTLSDLKPPVSYTISGSGSGGVAGNAKGSAHVELAPVAEGTRLTWSADAQVSGKLAQLGSRLIDSVAKSMANQFFGKFSQVVATSVGAEPAPAAARAPGALPTWAWIAIALAGAALVAYALAG comes from the coding sequence ATGCAGATTACCGGAGAAACCATTCTGCCGGCCGACCCGGCGACCGTCTGGCGTGCCCTCAACGACGCCGAGGTGCTGCGCCAGTGCATCCCCGGCTGCGAGAGCCTGGAGCAGACCGGCGAAAACGAGCTGAAGGCGACCGTGGCAACGCGCATCGGCCCGATGCAGACACGTTTTACGGGAACGGTGACGCTGAGCGATCTGAAGCCGCCGGTGAGCTACACCATTTCGGGATCCGGTTCCGGCGGCGTCGCCGGTAACGCCAAGGGGAGCGCCCACGTCGAACTCGCACCGGTGGCCGAAGGCACTCGGCTCACATGGTCGGCCGACGCACAGGTCTCCGGCAAGCTCGCCCAGCTCGGCTCGCGCCTCATCGACAGCGTCGCCAAATCGATGGCCAATCAGTTCTTCGGCAAGTTCTCGCAAGTCGTCGCCACTTCCGTCGGGGCCGAGCCGGCACCCGCCGCCGCACGCGCCCCTGGCGCCCTACCGACCTGGGCCTGGATCGCCATTGCCCTCGCGGGCGCGGCACTCGTCGCCTACGCCCTGGCCGGCTGA
- a CDS encoding 2Fe-2S iron-sulfur cluster binding domain-containing protein: protein MPQISMTVNGKKVSGEAGPSTLLVDFLRGDLGLTGTHVGCDTSQCGACVVHMNGDSVKACTVLAHQAEGADVVTIEGLAPGAELHPLQAAFNEAHGLQCGFCTPGMVMSAADLIAKNPSPTEAEIRSWLKGNMCRCTGYHNIVKAVQIAAANMAAGAKTAAE from the coding sequence ATGCCCCAGATCTCGATGACCGTGAACGGCAAGAAGGTTTCGGGCGAAGCGGGCCCCTCCACGCTGCTGGTCGACTTCCTGCGCGGTGACCTCGGTCTGACCGGCACGCACGTCGGCTGTGACACCTCCCAGTGCGGCGCCTGCGTGGTTCACATGAACGGCGACAGCGTCAAGGCCTGCACCGTCCTCGCCCACCAGGCCGAGGGTGCCGACGTCGTCACCATCGAGGGCCTCGCCCCCGGTGCCGAGTTGCACCCGCTCCAGGCCGCCTTCAACGAGGCGCATGGCCTCCAGTGCGGCTTCTGCACCCCCGGCATGGTGATGTCCGCGGCCGACCTCATCGCCAAGAACCCCAGCCCGACGGAGGCCGAGATCCGCTCCTGGCTGAAGGGCAACATGTGCCGCTGCACCGGCTATCACAACATCGTCAAGGCGGTTCAGATCGCCGCGGCCAACATGGCCGCCGGCGCCAAGACCGCGGCAGAGTGA
- a CDS encoding VWA domain-containing protein, with translation MPEAGSVVLAPNLIAHRIKGGRIAENIVQFVRLLRAAGLDVGPQRVILASEAAMAVGIERPQVLKAALSAALVSRPQDRAIFDQAFYLFWKDPGYLDQLLSVMLPSLRRDSEPPGAEMSRRLRDSLMPHGPEPRRAEGEGTEFEISEGYSASAVSRTKDFEQMSAEEQRRAREALRAMSLIFAPLKTRRQVAAPRGETIDLRRMCREAGARGSDHLVLRRKARAWRVPPVVLLCDISGSMDAYARLFLHFLYSASNARDRVNCFLFGTRLHNVTRLLKGRDPDQAMARVSTAVDDFAGGTRIGESIEAFNRLWARRVLGGRATVILFTDGLDRDAGEGVERAMRRLRASCRRLIWLNPLLRYSAYQPIAAGARAIAPHVSEMRPCHNLESLEGLARAIAGRGWAAGRPRADQPARA, from the coding sequence ATGCCCGAGGCTGGCTCGGTGGTGCTCGCCCCGAACCTTATCGCGCACCGCATCAAAGGCGGGCGGATCGCGGAAAATATCGTCCAGTTCGTGCGGCTGTTGCGCGCGGCCGGGCTCGACGTCGGGCCACAGCGCGTGATCCTGGCGAGCGAGGCGGCGATGGCGGTCGGGATCGAGCGGCCGCAGGTTCTGAAGGCGGCGCTTTCGGCAGCACTCGTTTCGCGACCCCAGGACAGGGCCATTTTCGACCAGGCATTCTATCTCTTCTGGAAGGACCCGGGCTACCTCGACCAACTGCTTTCGGTGATGCTGCCAAGTCTCCGGCGCGACAGCGAGCCGCCGGGCGCGGAAATGAGCCGGAGGTTGCGCGACAGCCTGATGCCGCATGGGCCGGAGCCGCGCCGGGCGGAAGGGGAAGGCACCGAGTTCGAGATTTCGGAGGGCTACAGTGCGAGCGCGGTTTCGCGCACCAAGGACTTCGAGCAGATGAGCGCCGAGGAACAGCGCCGGGCGCGCGAGGCGTTGCGGGCAATGAGCCTCATTTTTGCTCCCCTCAAGACGCGCCGGCAGGTCGCGGCGCCGCGCGGGGAGACGATCGACCTTCGGAGGATGTGCAGGGAGGCCGGGGCGCGCGGGTCGGATCACCTCGTGCTTCGGCGCAAGGCGCGCGCCTGGCGCGTGCCGCCGGTCGTGCTGCTCTGCGACATCTCGGGCTCGATGGACGCCTATGCCCGATTATTTCTCCATTTCCTGTATTCCGCCTCGAACGCGCGTGATCGCGTCAATTGCTTCCTCTTCGGCACCCGTTTGCACAATGTGACCCGCCTGCTGAAGGGGCGCGATCCCGACCAGGCGATGGCGAGGGTTTCGACGGCGGTCGACGATTTCGCGGGCGGCACGCGGATCGGCGAGAGCATCGAGGCGTTCAACCGGCTCTGGGCGCGGCGTGTGCTCGGCGGGCGGGCGACCGTCATCCTCTTCACGGACGGGCTCGACCGCGATGCTGGCGAGGGGGTGGAACGGGCGATGCGGCGGCTCAGGGCCTCGTGCCGCAGGCTGATCTGGCTCAATCCGCTCTTGCGCTATTCGGCCTATCAGCCGATTGCGGCGGGCGCGCGGGCGATCGCGCCTCACGTCAGCGAAATGCGTCCCTGCCACAACCTCGAGAGCCTCGAGGGTCTCGCGCGGGCGATCGCGGGTCGGGGTTGGGCCGCAGGCCGCCCACGCGCGGATCAGCCGGCCAGGGCGTAG
- a CDS encoding NTP transferase domain-containing protein: MESQHLTPSSGLGAVVLAAGLARRMGGPNKLLVEVAGRPLLAHTLSRLADTGFSGEAAARVVVVTGRDAAAVAALVAPFGFRTCHNPAYVDGMGGTIAAGFEALDEACEAAFLVLGDMAATRQATFTALAGAFAASRSGAIAIVAPRADGRLGHPVLFSRRTFAELAALSGDQGARAVRDRDPARLLVIETDDPGIHADVDTAGDLDRMARLIVSRTERR, from the coding sequence ATGGAATCCCAGCACCTGACCCCGTCATCCGGACTTGGCGCGGTCGTGCTCGCCGCCGGCCTCGCGCGGCGCATGGGCGGGCCGAACAAGCTGCTCGTGGAGGTCGCCGGACGTCCGCTCCTCGCCCACACCCTCTCGCGTCTCGCCGACACGGGCTTTTCAGGCGAGGCCGCCGCCCGTGTCGTCGTCGTCACCGGCCGGGACGCGGCCGCGGTCGCCGCCCTCGTTGCCCCCTTCGGCTTTCGCACCTGCCACAACCCGGCCTACGTCGATGGCATGGGCGGAACGATCGCCGCCGGTTTCGAGGCCCTCGACGAAGCTTGTGAGGCCGCCTTCCTCGTCCTCGGCGACATGGCGGCAACACGCCAAGCGACGTTCACAGCCCTTGCCGGCGCCTTCGCCGCGAGTCGCTCCGGAGCCATCGCCATCGTGGCGCCACGCGCCGACGGGCGCCTCGGCCATCCGGTGCTCTTTTCCCGCCGGACCTTTGCCGAACTCGCCGCCCTTTCCGGCGACCAAGGGGCTCGCGCCGTTCGCGACCGCGATCCCGCCCGGCTCCTGGTGATCGAGACCGACGATCCAGGCATCCATGCCGACGTCGATACCGCCGGCGATCTCGACCGGATGGCTCGTCTCATTGTCAGCCGCACCGAACGGCGATGA
- a CDS encoding histone deacetylase family protein, translating to MRTIFSEKQRAHAPASYSVNGTRVPIPETPARLSALLSGTGLSPADVEAPAGPVERDLLLSVHSERYLDFLSTAWGGWQRLEPRAPEIVPNLHAIGRASLVETGYPASLVGRCGYHMGDGSCPIVAGTHESALASAATAAHAARLVAAGERHVYALCRPPGHHASADLAAGFCYLNNTAIAAEFLTRAGRRTAILDIDVHHGNGTEAIFYERADVLTVSLHADPSRFYPFFWGYAEARGRGAGEGANLNIPLPRGTGDADYLIALEGALARIADHRPDVLVLAAGLDIAADDPLAGFAITRPGIAAIGRAIAGLGLPMVVVQEGGYAIESLGASLAALLEGLTA from the coding sequence ATGCGAACGATATTCTCCGAAAAACAGCGGGCCCACGCACCGGCAAGCTATTCGGTCAACGGCACGCGCGTTCCGATCCCCGAGACGCCGGCCCGTCTTTCCGCGCTCCTGTCCGGCACCGGGCTCTCGCCCGCTGATGTCGAAGCGCCGGCGGGACCCGTCGAACGCGATCTGCTCCTTTCGGTCCACTCCGAGCGCTACCTCGATTTCCTCTCCACGGCCTGGGGCGGCTGGCAGCGCCTCGAGCCGCGTGCGCCGGAGATCGTGCCGAACCTCCATGCCATCGGCCGCGCGAGCCTGGTCGAGACGGGATATCCCGCCTCGCTCGTCGGGCGCTGCGGCTATCACATGGGCGACGGCTCCTGCCCGATCGTCGCGGGGACCCATGAGAGCGCGCTGGCGAGCGCCGCGACCGCCGCCCACGCCGCCCGTCTCGTTGCCGCCGGCGAGCGCCACGTCTATGCCCTCTGCCGCCCGCCCGGCCACCATGCCTCCGCCGACCTCGCCGCCGGGTTCTGCTATCTCAACAACACCGCGATCGCCGCCGAATTCCTCACCCGCGCCGGCAGGCGCACAGCCATTCTCGACATCGACGTGCACCACGGCAACGGCACCGAAGCGATCTTCTATGAGCGCGCCGACGTGTTGACCGTCTCGCTCCATGCCGACCCCTCGCGTTTCTATCCCTTCTTTTGGGGTTACGCCGAGGCGCGCGGGCGCGGCGCGGGCGAGGGCGCCAACCTCAACATTCCGCTCCCCCGTGGCACCGGCGATGCCGACTACCTCATCGCCCTGGAGGGGGCGCTCGCGCGTATCGCCGACCACCGACCCGACGTCCTCGTCCTTGCCGCCGGGCTCGACATCGCCGCCGACGACCCGCTCGCCGGCTTTGCCATCACTCGCCCCGGCATTGCCGCGATCGGACGCGCCATCGCCGGTCTCGGCCTGCCGATGGTCGTCGTCCAGGAGGGCGGCTATGCCATCGAGAGTCTCGGGGCGAGTCTGGCCGCGCTGCTCGAGGGGCTGACCGCGTGA
- a CDS encoding alpha/beta fold hydrolase yields MRMAARWKETGDVARGLLPPALAGVAMLALAALLAGCATGFPSIPGHHERLVKVSGQSGGERLHVDVTGRGRPVVLLHGLGGNATSWSAVAPLLASRHRVYIPEQLGFGRSDKPLGADYSLEAQARRVVRLIRSLGLERPVLVGDSTGGTIALHVARLAPDDIGPLVLIAAPLAVEELDLVRLYARIPEITEAAIEGAPARLTAAVSARSIYPFGYIPRLESIEAQAHVLDQPGAREASVATLRALAVTESAGLRRAVSRMRREVAILTCEDDDVVPISHAEELNARIRGSKLVILGRCNHAGHYIHADRIAEVIAEIAR; encoded by the coding sequence ATGCGGATGGCTGCGCGATGGAAAGAAACTGGCGATGTCGCCCGGGGGCTGTTGCCGCCCGCCCTTGCGGGGGTGGCGATGCTCGCGCTCGCCGCTCTCCTGGCGGGCTGCGCGACCGGTTTTCCCTCGATCCCGGGACACCACGAACGGCTGGTCAAGGTTTCGGGACAGTCCGGTGGCGAGCGGCTGCATGTCGACGTGACAGGTCGCGGCCGGCCGGTGGTGCTGTTGCACGGGCTCGGCGGCAATGCCACCAGCTGGTCGGCCGTGGCGCCGCTGTTGGCATCCCGGCACCGCGTCTACATTCCCGAGCAGCTCGGTTTCGGTCGTTCCGACAAGCCGCTCGGGGCCGACTACAGTCTCGAGGCGCAGGCCCGCCGGGTCGTGCGACTGATCCGTTCCCTCGGGCTCGAACGGCCCGTGCTGGTCGGCGATTCCACCGGCGGGACCATCGCATTGCACGTCGCGCGGCTGGCGCCGGACGACATCGGGCCTCTGGTTCTCATCGCGGCGCCATTGGCGGTCGAGGAACTGGACCTCGTGCGGCTCTATGCGCGCATTCCCGAAATCACGGAAGCGGCGATCGAGGGCGCGCCGGCAAGGCTCACGGCGGCGGTCTCGGCGCGCTCGATCTATCCGTTCGGTTATATCCCGCGCCTCGAGAGCATCGAAGCGCAGGCGCACGTCCTCGATCAACCGGGGGCGCGCGAGGCCAGCGTGGCGACCCTGCGTGCACTGGCCGTGACCGAGAGCGCGGGCCTCAGGCGAGCGGTTTCGCGGATGCGGCGCGAGGTGGCGATCCTGACCTGCGAGGATGACGACGTGGTGCCGATCTCCCACGCGGAGGAGTTGAATGCTCGGATCCGCGGTTCCAAGCTCGTGATCCTCGGGCGCTGCAACCATGCCGGCCACTACATCCATGCCGATCGGATCGCCGAGGTGATCGCGGAGATCGCGCGCTGA
- a CDS encoding XdhC family protein has translation MSSLAIELRAPSVFVENVVPHLLAWRRAGHATALATIVAADGSAPRPVGSQMAVRDDGTWVGQLTSGCAEAAIAAEAVQIIRDGTGRTERYGRGSRYMDVRLPCGSGIDVHFDPSIETSTLEALARGETDRRALTLSWSREGAPDHRVEEMAHPPVDARAIITSDGERWRRHYVPTTRVMLCGRGPIVSATAGFARLLGWQVAIATPESELMEREAPGCVSARHLTRPEEFDPSPIDRWTASVMLFHDHEWEPPILVRILTAGGFYVGALGSNRTHAARLDALRELGLSKQLIDQVRGPVGLDIGARNPVEIALSITGEILAARRAGSWNPST, from the coding sequence ATGTCCAGCCTCGCAATCGAGCTTCGCGCCCCGAGCGTGTTCGTCGAGAATGTCGTGCCACATCTGCTGGCTTGGCGACGGGCAGGCCATGCGACGGCGCTCGCAACGATCGTGGCGGCCGATGGTTCGGCCCCCCGGCCGGTCGGCAGTCAGATGGCGGTGCGCGACGATGGCACCTGGGTCGGCCAGCTGACGTCGGGCTGCGCCGAGGCCGCCATCGCCGCCGAGGCCGTCCAGATCATCCGCGACGGAACCGGCCGCACGGAACGCTATGGCCGTGGCTCGCGCTACATGGACGTGCGCCTGCCCTGTGGCTCCGGCATCGACGTCCATTTCGACCCGTCGATCGAAACCTCGACCCTCGAGGCGCTGGCGCGGGGCGAGACCGATCGCCGGGCCCTCACCCTCTCCTGGTCGCGCGAAGGCGCCCCGGACCACCGCGTCGAGGAGATGGCGCACCCGCCGGTGGACGCCCGCGCGATCATCACATCGGACGGCGAACGCTGGCGCCGCCACTATGTGCCGACGACTCGTGTCATGCTCTGTGGCCGTGGCCCGATCGTGAGCGCGACCGCCGGTTTCGCACGCCTGCTCGGCTGGCAGGTCGCGATCGCCACTCCCGAGTCCGAACTGATGGAGCGCGAAGCGCCCGGCTGCGTCTCGGCACGGCATCTCACCCGTCCCGAAGAATTCGATCCATCCCCGATCGACCGCTGGACGGCGAGCGTCATGCTCTTTCACGACCACGAATGGGAACCCCCGATCCTCGTGCGCATCCTCACGGCAGGCGGCTTCTATGTCGGCGCGCTCGGCAGCAATCGCACTCACGCGGCGCGCCTCGATGCCCTGCGCGAACTCGGTCTTTCGAAACAGCTGATCGATCAGGTTCGTGGCCCGGTCGGCCTCGACATCGGCGCGCGCAACCCCGTCGAGATCGCGTTGTCGATCACCGGCGAGATCCTCGCGGCACGCCGCGCCGGCTCATGGAATCCCAGCACCTGA
- the galE gene encoding UDP-glucose 4-epimerase GalE gives MPVLVTGGAGYIASHMTLALLDAGEEVVVLDDLSTGVRANVPEDRVRLVVGDVGDEPLVSHIVKEHAIDAVLHFAGSVVVPDSLRDPLGYYRNNTCNTRSLAAAAIAAGVRHMVFSSTAAVYGLPTAPGPVNESTPAAPISPYGTSKLMSEMMLRDAASAHDFSFIALRYFNVAGADPLGRTGQSTPNATHLLKVACEAALGRRPGLQVFGTDYPTRDGTGVRDYIHVTDLVSAHLAALDHLRAGGASDIMNCGYGRGFSVLEVLDAVRRVAGRDLTVEYGPRRAGDPVELVADASRIRDRLAWRSRLDDLDTIVAHALAWEQRIATGTRSRTRRRAPARAEAAAAVPSLAAIPNG, from the coding sequence ATGCCCGTACTCGTCACCGGCGGCGCCGGCTACATCGCCAGCCACATGACACTCGCCCTCCTCGACGCCGGCGAGGAGGTCGTCGTCCTCGACGACCTCTCGACCGGGGTGCGCGCCAACGTGCCCGAGGATCGGGTCCGCCTCGTCGTCGGCGATGTCGGCGACGAGCCGCTCGTGAGCCATATCGTCAAGGAACACGCGATCGACGCCGTGCTCCATTTCGCCGGCTCGGTCGTGGTTCCGGATTCGCTGCGCGACCCGCTCGGCTATTATCGCAACAACACCTGCAACACCCGCTCGCTCGCCGCCGCCGCGATCGCCGCCGGCGTGCGCCACATGGTGTTTTCCTCGACCGCCGCCGTCTACGGCCTGCCGACCGCTCCGGGTCCGGTGAACGAAAGCACGCCGGCCGCCCCGATCTCTCCCTACGGCACATCCAAGCTGATGAGCGAGATGATGCTGCGCGACGCCGCCAGCGCGCATGATTTCTCGTTCATCGCCCTGCGCTACTTCAACGTCGCGGGCGCCGATCCGCTGGGGCGCACCGGCCAGTCGACGCCGAACGCCACGCATCTGCTCAAGGTGGCCTGTGAAGCAGCGCTCGGCCGGCGCCCGGGGCTCCAGGTTTTCGGCACCGACTACCCGACCCGCGATGGCACCGGCGTGCGCGACTACATTCACGTGACGGACCTCGTTTCGGCGCACCTCGCGGCCCTCGACCACCTGCGCGCGGGCGGCGCCAGCGACATCATGAACTGCGGCTACGGTCGCGGCTTCAGCGTGCTCGAAGTGCTCGATGCGGTCCGGCGCGTCGCCGGCCGGGACCTTACGGTGGAATACGGCCCGCGCCGCGCGGGCGATCCGGTCGAACTCGTCGCCGACGCCAGCCGCATCCGCGACCGGCTCGCCTGGCGCTCGCGCCTCGATGACCTCGATACGATCGTCGCCCACGCCCTGGCCTGGGAACAGCGCATCGCCACTGGCACGCGTTCACGCACCCGCCGCCGCGCACCCGCCCGCGCCGAAGCAGCGGCCGCCGTCCCCAGCCTTGCCGCCATCCCCAACGGCTGA
- a CDS encoding GNAT family N-acetyltransferase — protein sequence MISPGDPVIRAGEPADCPRIAEMVAGLARSTGVTPPAVTTAADLLAYGFGARPAFSLVVAERPVSGPNGADTGGGGLIGYCLFTADFSTWRACPGIYVVDLFIEEAARGARLGERLLAAALQAGRTWGARYVKLEIDLDNARARAFYERLGFHELDHDRLMVLEASGADRLLG from the coding sequence GTGATTTCGCCCGGCGATCCCGTGATCCGCGCCGGTGAGCCGGCCGATTGCCCGCGCATCGCCGAGATGGTGGCGGGACTTGCAAGGAGCACTGGCGTTACGCCGCCCGCCGTCACGACCGCCGCCGATCTCCTGGCGTACGGCTTCGGTGCCCGTCCAGCGTTTTCCCTGGTGGTCGCAGAGCGGCCCGTCTCCGGGCCGAACGGTGCGGACACAGGCGGCGGCGGGCTCATCGGCTACTGCCTCTTCACCGCCGATTTCTCCACTTGGCGCGCCTGCCCCGGCATCTACGTCGTCGACCTCTTCATCGAAGAGGCGGCGCGCGGCGCGAGGCTCGGCGAACGCCTGCTGGCCGCCGCCCTCCAGGCCGGACGGACCTGGGGCGCCCGCTATGTGAAACTCGAGATCGACCTCGACAACGCCCGCGCCCGTGCGTTCTATGAGCGGCTCGGCTTTCACGAACTCGACCACGACCGCCTGATGGTGCTGGAAGCCAGCGGCGCCGACCGGCTTCTGGGCTGA
- a CDS encoding DUF1194 domain-containing protein — protein MRDHPFLSLLRPAVVVLALLTAHRIATATPAFAEVPVDLELVLAVDVSLSMDFEEQRLQREGYVAALAHPSVVEAIRSGLHGRIAVTYVEWAGQSLQSVVVPWRAIGSSEEAEAVAGELAALPISRARRTSISGAIRHAASLFDGNGFAGLRRVIDVSGDGPNNSGVPVTEARDEVAARGITINGLALRLANRRNTHAFFDIADLHRYYIDCVIGGTGAFALEVTERENFAAAIRRKMLLEIAGHGPTPTPSLRAFGPAVADYTPASAEVTDCLIGEKRWRQYIDNFSNE, from the coding sequence ATGCGCGACCATCCGTTCCTTTCGTTGCTTCGGCCCGCGGTCGTGGTCCTGGCACTACTGACCGCCCACCGGATCGCAACCGCAACGCCCGCATTCGCCGAGGTTCCGGTCGACCTCGAACTCGTCCTCGCCGTCGACGTCTCGCTTTCGATGGACTTCGAGGAGCAGCGTCTCCAGCGCGAAGGCTACGTCGCGGCCCTTGCCCACCCGAGTGTCGTCGAGGCGATCCGTTCGGGCCTGCACGGGCGCATCGCCGTCACGTACGTCGAATGGGCCGGCCAGAGCCTGCAATCGGTGGTCGTGCCTTGGCGCGCCATCGGCTCCAGCGAGGAGGCCGAGGCCGTCGCTGGCGAACTCGCCGCCCTGCCGATCTCACGCGCCCGCCGCACCTCGATCTCCGGGGCCATCCGCCATGCCGCCTCGCTCTTCGACGGCAACGGCTTTGCCGGCCTGCGGCGCGTCATCGACGTCTCGGGCGACGGACCGAACAATTCGGGCGTCCCGGTCACCGAGGCGCGCGACGAGGTGGCGGCCCGTGGCATCACGATCAATGGCCTCGCGCTGCGGCTGGCGAACCGGCGCAACACACACGCCTTCTTCGACATCGCCGACCTGCACCGCTACTACATCGACTGCGTCATCGGCGGCACCGGCGCCTTCGCCCTCGAAGTGACGGAACGCGAGAACTTCGCGGCCGCCATTCGCCGCAAGATGCTGCTCGAGATCGCGGGCCACGGCCCGACCCCGACGCCGTCCCTGCGCGCCTTCGGGCCTGCCGTCGCGGATTATACCCCGGCATCGGCCGAGGTCACCGATTGCCTCATCGGGGAGAAGCGCTGGCGCCAGTACATCGACAACTTTTCGAACGAGTGA
- a CDS encoding AAA domain-containing protein: protein MIDNPETVADTRALLERGGYLAGEALATAVFLALKLERPLLLEGEAGVGKTEIARVLAAVLGRDLVRLQCYEGLGLAEAAYEWNYQRQLLHIRAAEAAGLGVAQNGESAAGRMEREIYGADFLLKRPLLKSIEPTAVGKPPVLLIDELDRADEPFEAFLLEFLADYQMTIPELGTIKAERPPITILTSNRTREVHDAVRRRCFYHWVEFPSAARELAIVKLKVPQAPGELTRQLVAFVQALRAMDLYKTPGIAESINWAQALTSLDCVALDPERIDSTIGTLLKYQDDIARIRGSEAARLLEEVKSRTREAGLAAEETS from the coding sequence ATGATCGACAATCCCGAGACCGTTGCCGACACTCGGGCGCTGCTGGAGCGCGGTGGCTACCTTGCCGGCGAAGCGCTGGCGACGGCGGTATTCCTGGCGCTCAAGCTGGAACGCCCGCTGCTGCTCGAGGGCGAGGCGGGGGTCGGCAAGACGGAGATCGCGCGGGTACTGGCGGCCGTGCTCGGGCGCGACCTCGTCAGGCTGCAATGCTACGAGGGACTGGGGCTCGCGGAGGCCGCCTACGAATGGAACTACCAGCGCCAGCTCCTGCACATCCGCGCGGCGGAAGCGGCGGGCCTCGGCGTCGCCCAGAACGGTGAAAGCGCGGCCGGGCGGATGGAGCGGGAGATTTATGGCGCCGACTTCCTGCTCAAGAGGCCGCTGCTGAAGTCCATCGAGCCGACCGCAGTGGGCAAGCCGCCGGTGCTGCTGATCGACGAACTCGACCGGGCGGACGAGCCGTTCGAGGCCTTCCTCCTCGAATTCCTCGCCGACTACCAGATGACCATACCGGAACTCGGGACGATAAAGGCCGAACGGCCGCCGATCACCATCCTGACGTCGAACCGCACGCGCGAGGTGCACGATGCCGTGCGCCGGCGCTGCTTCTATCACTGGGTCGAGTTCCCGAGCGCGGCGCGCGAACTGGCGATCGTCAAGCTTAAGGTGCCGCAGGCGCCGGGCGAGTTGACCCGCCAGCTCGTCGCGTTCGTGCAGGCCCTCAGGGCGATGGACCTCTACAAGACACCGGGGATCGCCGAAAGCATCAACTGGGCGCAAGCGCTCACCTCGCTCGACTGCGTCGCGCTCGACCCCGAGCGTATCGATTCCACCATCGGCACGCTATTGAAGTACCAGGACGATATCGCGCGCATCAGGGGCAGCGAGGCGGCGCGGTTGCTCGAGGAAGTCAAATCGCGGACCCGTGAGGCGGGCTTAGCGGCCGAGGAGACGTCGTGA